TTTGGCACCCATCCAAATCCAACACTTGCATGGTTGCAACATATGACTTGAGCCCCCAATTGTTGTCTAGTATCTCGTAGCTCAAACACCGCCTGACTGGATCGATCATCAGCAGCTTCTCTTTGGCAGAGAATTTGATCGGCTCCGACGTCTGATCATCTTCGTCATGATCACCACGGTCGCGGTGCCCGCAGTAGCGAATCAGGCCAGGTTGGCCGGGGACTCCCTCCACATGATAACTGATCTCAAGACTTTGGAACCACTTGTATATGTTGCAGAAATCTGCCAAGAGAGGCCAGACCTCTTCTGCTGCCGTGCCTTTCAGCTCAGCTGATGTTTTGCCTTCCCATTTCGGTTGCTGCCAATCTTCCTCCATGAGACAAATAACGTGAAGAAAATATGTAATTACTTGACACGAAAGAGTCTTCATCTTCATGCATATATACACACACAGAGAAATCAATACGTTGTAAACTACTGCCCACATGGTAGCTGATTATGATTGAGTGAGACTCGCCGACATAAGTAACAA
Above is a window of Fragaria vesca subsp. vesca linkage group LG7, FraVesHawaii_1.0, whole genome shotgun sequence DNA encoding:
- the LOC101312762 gene encoding lachrymatory-factor synthase-like, which codes for MEEDWQQPKWEGKTSAELKGTAAEEVWPLLADFCNIYKWFQSLEISYHVEGVPGQPGLIRYCGHRDRGDHDEDDQTSEPIKFSAKEKLLMIDPVRRCLSYEILDNNWGLKSYVATMQVLDLDGCQSRRGCKIEWSFVSDPIEGWRFGDYVSYLHSCLQSMAKKMEHATDAS